Proteins from one Microbacterium sp. Root553 genomic window:
- the cmk gene encoding (d)CMP kinase, protein MTDFIAIDGPAGSGKSSVSKAVARTLGFGYLDTGSAYRALAWHVLDRGADTADAGAVLAAVAEFPVRLGLDPDDRAVHVGDVDVTDAIREPAVSGAVSGVARVPEVREQVNRLFRSLVAEAPYPAVVVEGRDITTVVAPDAPVRILLTAAPEVRAARRAGELAGENAEAVAAALHKRDASDSAVVDFLNAAEGVEVVDSTELDFPQTIDAVLSVIERIRGVHHG, encoded by the coding sequence ATGACTGACTTCATCGCGATCGACGGACCCGCAGGTTCCGGCAAGTCCAGCGTGTCCAAGGCCGTGGCCCGCACGCTCGGATTCGGCTACCTCGACACCGGATCCGCCTACCGCGCACTCGCCTGGCACGTCCTCGATCGGGGTGCGGACACGGCGGATGCCGGAGCCGTCCTCGCCGCGGTCGCCGAATTCCCGGTGCGTCTCGGACTCGATCCCGATGACCGTGCCGTGCATGTCGGTGACGTCGACGTCACCGACGCCATCCGCGAGCCGGCGGTCTCGGGCGCGGTGAGCGGTGTCGCGCGGGTGCCCGAGGTGCGAGAGCAGGTCAACCGCCTGTTCCGTTCCCTCGTCGCCGAGGCGCCGTATCCTGCGGTCGTCGTCGAGGGCCGTGACATCACCACGGTGGTCGCTCCGGACGCGCCCGTGCGCATCCTCCTGACGGCAGCCCCCGAGGTGCGCGCCGCGCGCCGTGCGGGCGAGCTCGCAGGGGAGAACGCCGAGGCCGTGGCCGCCGCACTGCACAAGCGAGACGCATCAGACAGCGCCGTCGTCGATTTCCTCAACGCCGCAGAGGGCGTGGAGGTCGTCGACTCGACGGAGCTCGATTTCCCACAGACCATCGACGCCGTTCTCTCGGTGATCGAACGAATCCGAGGAGTACACCATGGCTGA